One window of Alosa sapidissima isolate fAloSap1 chromosome 21, fAloSap1.pri, whole genome shotgun sequence genomic DNA carries:
- the LOC121695919 gene encoding uncharacterized protein LOC121695919 isoform X4 — MIKWDDISNEKIMDSNEDATAPEKRSITSNNASPSAVQPASTEPTAAEAHMGVHQHLLSTSRIQMQMMPFYEYIMDLSEEEWESFADAMNNPVTKAQFLTVCVTVAKHFTLSALNIIIMPSLARRLGEDPELLKAPDEGHGSANIIGTSPKNPSIIYIEDDLDVMEVNKGVLTKVIHKAGSRSSLRSCDEPPMSSHSSSGKRSSTSLQTTLVPQHGITKELILHNVQRSLTKLNEAGLTAASEEWIDTIVTEVTHTIASTFTETRPDLQNSSRRALSLQKTKSIELMKNISLKLKSYMAQQHKPSKTQASSLVEDNSILVSTTAEAMTTIIHEMETCLDGNEKNHPAKKLLTTMKRAVKILACQSVSSNHIPALDTDDLGELNVCEGEKLGQNSGQCSSIALERLSSDQFCTKAKKAISDVLTEKVKAVHSTSSTGPCFSSGYVLESNINMEDEDLFSSHSPHSVYSVGSMIVDAFVEEITSIVESTECARESFLNEETASETPSGEPSVVPDAPKNQTVEAAKGLYDKVQLKLKEFFKNPLILWRKGMSTPDIETIEAMQVMDVFSAQHSGVQPTSTCSEQLLPRTRPLLRKVHSDGTHSVALGEFYLTQTQLDECTRDALKGVLTTLLSKEAEEPCVPSSAPADTFVEKVIFQLDDLISSSSSMTLESSSDHSSKYSFENVTRTYDSTGRESSSLACLQKLSCEVFQTNALMAVSEAVLKTVRSHNSKGTLDQPYLPERVQVSSFFFLPVETETSDTDTDTPNVDVESAASIMVNQILTDLQGCVESMHSMKVECDKPHKENFFTKASKLYHNLLNKMEDFFTQISFKGIGLVKQLVKEPTKEQNCNSEFEHPTSEERNIQPLVDLKDATKEVLSRVLTLYKDEMVGENAECDTSHAVSTEDKNIIMQLEAYFAPPESPIQRLGNEDYTDETVPSHTKLSQKLSEDEFQSKATKLVSDVLLLTIRKSTDSLDSHKVAGAFISKADPQMEVQNAASDLVTEVTNVVQKLLDSTDTPDIPASPCSYMKKCIDKDIEPSEIISQTTEDADVKIWSKTCKTFQSFRRKLKNVFAKYHLAHSKVEDKDKEAISKVLGFILEELAQSVDLDYSEEQITDNVEEEDDQLMKEPQKSNSYSSTASKSKLSKLRSEVLSGAVLSLSETPAEAPPLRHVYSDMNDMDENESSPINRDSIINIVNTISAELVQNDSLSPAQDLTSVGERLERLLCNDRLSSLSHNLCNLIHHLYIKDQKGMMATKSVSDSLLLNLGQSGKFPKNDIVRQFVQIYAEETVKHFFLPCFNIPSPWKMDVGGVFQHASSSASCLSFLHSLSEIVPQSASRSPSQILQSTLQDLPTVMARNVINLLAPTLQTTGELEAQTDQQPLPDNMCLFSRPSSGDPTQISATKDIGMGFSYSSLNPVDSTSEDYTNLVSILVIRLLSKLKDQESLADDMLDISRVLIDRIITEIDAALGIAKSKACPHDVRIRKVFKTIYNDLLHEFGGKEILLKAMMSEDPCFETCLVTSLTREFMQTTDMPNPKEEKTKKWTLGFLPKISKIKTFLGLKKSKSGNNGEAQSTNMDQNLDPISAHAVPTVLCAGCLPCVAPVASSGTTTSASPEKKPRRGFFSRIISSLSRKSPKICPETLH; from the exons ATGATAAAATGGGATGATATTTCAAACGAAAAG ATAATGGATTCTAATGAGGATGCAACTGCACCGGAGAAGAGAAGCATCACATCTAATAATG CTTCTCCATCTGCAGTTCAGCCAGCCTCCACAGAGCCCACAGCAGCAGAGGCTCACATGGGAGTCCATCAGCACTTACTTTCCACCTCCAGGATCCAGATGCAGATGATGCCATTTTATGAGTACATTATGGATCTCAGTGAGGA GGAATGGGAATCATTTGCTGATGCTATGAACAACCCT GTGACAAAGGCACAGTTTCTCACAGTGTGCGTGACCGTAGCGAAACATTTTACTTTGAGTGCACTAAACATCATCATCATGCCAAGCCTTGCAAGAAGGCTAGGAGAGGACCCAGAATTGTTGAAGGCACCAGACGAGGGCCATGGCTCTGCAAACATCATCGGCACCAGTCCAAAAAACCCATCTATCATTTACATTGAGGATGATCTGGATGTCATGGAAGTTAATAAGGGGGTATTGACCAAGGTCATTCATAAAGCAGGTAGCAGGTCATCTCTAAGATCCTGTGATGAGCCACCCATGAGCTCACACAGTTCTTCTGGAAAGAG GTCCAGCACCTCCCTGCAGACTACTTTAGTACCCCAGCATGGCATCACAAAGGAACTTATCCTGCACAATGTCCAGAGGAGTCTTACTAAATTGAATGAAGCTGGCTTGACTGCAGCTTCAGAAGAATGGATTGACACCATCGTGACAGAAGTCACACATACAATAGCTTCAACCTTTACCGAGACCAGGCCAGATCTGCAAAACTCATCAAGACGTGCACTTTCACTTCAAAAGACCAAGAGCATTGAACTGATGAAAAATATTTCTTTGAAGTTGAAATCATATATGGCTCAACAACATAAGCCCTCAAAAACCCAGGCTTCTTCTCTTGTGGAAGACAATTCCATACTGGTCTCAACTACTGCAGAGGCAATGACTACCATCATACATGAAATGGAAACATGTTTGGATGGAAATGAAAAGAACCATCCTGCTAAAAAACTACTAACGACCATGAAGAGGGCTGTTAAAATTCTGGCTTGCCAAAGTGTTTCTTCGAACCATATTCCTGCTCTTGATACTGATGACCTTGGTGAGCTCAACGTTTGTGAGGGAGAAAAGCTTGGCCAGAATTCAGGCCAATGTTCAAGTATTGCATTGGAGAGGCTCTCTAGTGACCAATTCTGCACAAAGGCAAAGAAGGCTATCAGTGATGTTCTCACTGAAAAGGTCAAAGCTGTGCATTCCACGTCCTCAACTGGACCTTGCTTTTCATCTGGGTATGTTCTTGAGAGTAACATCAATATGGAAGACGAGGATCTTTTCTCTAGCCACTCTCCTCATTCAGTTTACTCTGTTGGTTCCATGATTGTCGATGCATTTGTGGAGGAGATTACATCTATAGTAGAATCCACTGAATGTGCAAGAGAATCATTTCTAAATGAGGAAACAGCAAGTGAAACCCCATCTGGCGAGCCCTCGGTGGTACCAGATGCACCCAAGAATCAGACTGTTGAAGCGGCAAAAGGGCTTTACGACAAAGTCCAACTAAAGTTAAAGGAGTTTTTCAAGAACCCACTGATTCTGTGGCGCAAAGGCATGTCAACCCCTGATATCGAAACAATAGAGGCCATGCAGGTTATGGATGTTTTTTCTGCTCAGCACTCAGGTGTGCAACCAACCAGTACTTGCAGTGAGCAGTTGCTGCCCCGTACCAGGCCACTGCTTAGAAAAGTACATAGTGATGGCACACATAGTGTGGCTTTAGGTGAGTTTTATTTGACCCAGACTCAACTTGATGAATGCACAAGAGATGCCTTGAAAGGGGTCCTTACCACCCTCTTGTCGAAGGAGGCTGAGGAACCATGTGTACCTTCCAGTGCCCCTGCTGACACATTTGTGGAAAAAGTAATTTTCCAACTGGACGATTTGATCTCTTCAAGCTCTTCAATGACCTTAGAGAGCAGCAGTGATCACTCCAGCAAGTATTCATTTGAGAATGTCACAAGGACTTACGATTCAACAGGCAGAGAGTCCTCTTCTTTGGCATGTCTTCAGAAACTGTCTTGTGAAGTTTTTCAAACAAATGCTCTTATGGCAGTAAGCGAAGCCGTACTTAAAACAGTCAGAAGCCATAATTCTAAAGGCACACTGGATCAACCTTATTTGCCAGAAAGGGTTCAGGTGAGCTCCTTCTTTTTCCTTCCAGTGGAAACAGAGACGTctgacactgacacagacacacctaatGTAGATGTAGAGTCTGCTGCATCAATCATGGTAAATCAGATTTTGACTGACCTGCAGGGATGTGTCGAGTCTATGCATTCAATGAAGGTGGAATGTGACAAGCCACATAAGGAGAATTTCTTCACTAAAGCTTCAAAATTGTATCACAATCTGCTTAACAAAATGGAAGATTTTTTTACTCAAATATCTTTCAAGGGAATAGGCTTGGTCAAACAACTAGTAAAAGAACCTACAAAAGAGCAAAATTGCAACAGTGAGTTTGAGCATCCCACTTCAGAAGAGCGCAACATCCAGCCACTGGTTGATCTCAAGGACGCCACCAAAGAAGTTCTGAGTAGGGTTTTGACATTATACAAAGACGAGATGGTGGGTGAAAATGCAGAGTGTGATACATCACATGCTGTCTCAACTGAAGACAAAAATATAATAATGCAGCTTGAAGCTTATTTTGCCCCACCTGAGTCACCTATTCAAAGACTTGGTAATGAGGATTACACTGATGAAACAGTCCCTTCACATACAAAGCTTAGCCAGAAACTCTCAGAAGATGAGTTTCAAAGTAAAGCCACCAAGCTTGTGAGCGATGTTTTACTGCTCACTATCAGGAAATCAACAGACTCTCTTGATTCACACAAAGTGGCTGGTGCTTTCATTTCCAAGGCAGACCCACAAATGGAGGTTCAGAATGCTGCTTCTGATTTAGTCACAGAAGTGACTAATGTGGTGCAGAAACTTCTGGATTCCACAGACACCCCTGATATTCCAGCAAGCCCATGCTCTTACATGAAAAAATGCATTGATAAGGATATAGAACCTTCTGAAATCATCTCTCAAACAACTGAAGATGCTGATGtgaaaatctggtccaaaacttgcaaaacatTCCAGAGCTTCAGGAGAAAACTAAAAAATGTGTTTGCCAAGTACCACCTCGCACACTCCAAAGTTGAGGACAAAGACAAAGAAGCCATTAGCAAGGTGCTTGGTTTTATTCTGGAGGAACTTGCGCAATCTGTTGATTTGGATTATTCAGAGGAACAGATAACAGACAACGTTGAAGAGGAGGATGACCAGTTAATGAAAGAGCCACAAAAGTCAAATTCTTACTCATCCACTGCTTCCAAAAGCAAATTATCAAAATTGAGGTCTGAGGTCTTATCTGGTGCAGTACTCAGCCTTAGTGAGACACCTGCTGAAGCACCTCCTCTGCGACATGTTTATAGTGACATGAATGATATGGATGAAAATGAGTCCTCTCCTATCAATCGTGATTCAATTATCAACATTGTTAACACCATCTCTGCTGAGCTGGTACAGAATGACTCTCTCTCACCCGCTCAGGATCTTACCTCAGTGGGggaaaggctggagagattgcTATGTAATGATAGACTCAGCTCACTCTCCCACAATCTTTGTAATCTGATTCACCATCTTTACATCAAGGACCAAAAAGGAATGATGGCCACAAAGTCTGTCTCTGATTCTCTTCTTTTGAACTTAGGACAGAGTGGCAaattccccaaaaatgatattgTCAGACAGTTTGTTCAGATATATGCTGAGGAGACGGTGAAGCATTTTTTCCTTCCTTGCTTCAACATTCCATCACCTTGGAAAATGGATGTTGGAGGAGTTTTCCAACATGCTTCATCCTCTGCATCTTGCCTCAGTTTTCTACATTCTTTGTCTGAAATAGTACCCCAAAGTGCCTCGAGATCTCCTTCACAAATACTGCAGAGCACTTTACAAGATCTTCCTACAGTCATGGCAAGGAATGTGATTAACCTGCTAGCCCCGACTCTGCAAACAACAGGGGAATTAGAGGCCCAAACAGACCAGCAGCCATTACCTGATAATATGTGTCTTTTTAGCAGACCTTCTTCAGGTGATCCGACACAGATTTCAGCGACCAAGGATATTGGTATGGGTTTCTCTTATTCCTCTCTGAACCCAGTGGATTCCACCTCAGAGGATTACACCAACCTGGTCTCTATATTAGTCATTAGACTACTTTCTAAGTTGAAGGATCAAGAGTCACTCGCTGACGATATGTTGGACATATCTAGAGTGCTAATTGACAGGATAATCACAGAAATTGATGCTGCCTTGGGCATCGCAAAAAGTAAGGCATGTCCACATGATGTGAGAATCAGAAAAGTCTTCAAAACCATTTACAATGATCTCCTGCATGAGTTTGGCGGTAAGGAGATTCTTCTGAAGGCGATGATGTCAGAGGATCCTTGCTTTGAGACGTGTCTGGTCACCTCCCTAACACGTGAGTTCATGCAAACCACTGATATGCCAAATCCAAAGGAAGAGAAGACCAAGAAGTGGACACTTGGGTTCCTACCAAAAATCTCCAAAATCAAAACCTTTCTTGGTCTGAAG AAATCAAAGTCAGGCAATAATGGAGAGGCGCAGTCCACTAACATGGATCAGAACTTGGATCCGATCTCTGCTCATGCTGTTCCAA CTGTCCTATGTGCAGGCTGCCTACCATGTGTTGCACCAGTTGCCTCGAGTGGCACGACTACATCTGCTTCACCAGAGAAGAAACCTCGCAGGGGCTTTTTCTCCAGAATCATTTCCAGTTTATCCAGAAAATCCCCAAAGATATGCCCAGAGACACTTCATTAA
- the LOC121695919 gene encoding uncharacterized protein LOC121695919 isoform X3 — protein MIKWDDISNEKKIMDSNEDATAPEKRSITSNNASPSAVQPASTEPTAAEAHMGVHQHLLSTSRIQMQMMPFYEYIMDLSEEEWESFADAMNNPVTKAQFLTVCVTVAKHFTLSALNIIIMPSLARRLGEDPELLKAPDEGHGSANIIGTSPKNPSIIYIEDDLDVMEVNKGVLTKVIHKAGSRSSLRSCDEPPMSSHSSSGKRSSTSLQTTLVPQHGITKELILHNVQRSLTKLNEAGLTAASEEWIDTIVTEVTHTIASTFTETRPDLQNSSRRALSLQKTKSIELMKNISLKLKSYMAQQHKPSKTQASSLVEDNSILVSTTAEAMTTIIHEMETCLDGNEKNHPAKKLLTTMKRAVKILACQSVSSNHIPALDTDDLGELNVCEGEKLGQNSGQCSSIALERLSSDQFCTKAKKAISDVLTEKVKAVHSTSSTGPCFSSGYVLESNINMEDEDLFSSHSPHSVYSVGSMIVDAFVEEITSIVESTECARESFLNEETASETPSGEPSVVPDAPKNQTVEAAKGLYDKVQLKLKEFFKNPLILWRKGMSTPDIETIEAMQVMDVFSAQHSGVQPTSTCSEQLLPRTRPLLRKVHSDGTHSVALGEFYLTQTQLDECTRDALKGVLTTLLSKEAEEPCVPSSAPADTFVEKVIFQLDDLISSSSSMTLESSSDHSSKYSFENVTRTYDSTGRESSSLACLQKLSCEVFQTNALMAVSEAVLKTVRSHNSKGTLDQPYLPERVQVSSFFFLPVETETSDTDTDTPNVDVESAASIMVNQILTDLQGCVESMHSMKVECDKPHKENFFTKASKLYHNLLNKMEDFFTQISFKGIGLVKQLVKEPTKEQNCNSEFEHPTSEERNIQPLVDLKDATKEVLSRVLTLYKDEMVGENAECDTSHAVSTEDKNIIMQLEAYFAPPESPIQRLGNEDYTDETVPSHTKLSQKLSEDEFQSKATKLVSDVLLLTIRKSTDSLDSHKVAGAFISKADPQMEVQNAASDLVTEVTNVVQKLLDSTDTPDIPASPCSYMKKCIDKDIEPSEIISQTTEDADVKIWSKTCKTFQSFRRKLKNVFAKYHLAHSKVEDKDKEAISKVLGFILEELAQSVDLDYSEEQITDNVEEEDDQLMKEPQKSNSYSSTASKSKLSKLRSEVLSGAVLSLSETPAEAPPLRHVYSDMNDMDENESSPINRDSIINIVNTISAELVQNDSLSPAQDLTSVGERLERLLCNDRLSSLSHNLCNLIHHLYIKDQKGMMATKSVSDSLLLNLGQSGKFPKNDIVRQFVQIYAEETVKHFFLPCFNIPSPWKMDVGGVFQHASSSASCLSFLHSLSEIVPQSASRSPSQILQSTLQDLPTVMARNVINLLAPTLQTTGELEAQTDQQPLPDNMCLFSRPSSGDPTQISATKDIGMGFSYSSLNPVDSTSEDYTNLVSILVIRLLSKLKDQESLADDMLDISRVLIDRIITEIDAALGIAKSKACPHDVRIRKVFKTIYNDLLHEFGGKEILLKAMMSEDPCFETCLVTSLTREFMQTTDMPNPKEEKTKKWTLGFLPKISKIKTFLGLKKSKSGNNGEAQSTNMDQNLDPISAHAVPTVLCAGCLPCVAPVASSGTTTSASPEKKPRRGFFSRIISSLSRKSPKICPETLH, from the exons ATGATAAAATGGGATGATATTTCAAACGAAAAG AAGATAATGGATTCTAATGAGGATGCAACTGCACCGGAGAAGAGAAGCATCACATCTAATAATG CTTCTCCATCTGCAGTTCAGCCAGCCTCCACAGAGCCCACAGCAGCAGAGGCTCACATGGGAGTCCATCAGCACTTACTTTCCACCTCCAGGATCCAGATGCAGATGATGCCATTTTATGAGTACATTATGGATCTCAGTGAGGA GGAATGGGAATCATTTGCTGATGCTATGAACAACCCT GTGACAAAGGCACAGTTTCTCACAGTGTGCGTGACCGTAGCGAAACATTTTACTTTGAGTGCACTAAACATCATCATCATGCCAAGCCTTGCAAGAAGGCTAGGAGAGGACCCAGAATTGTTGAAGGCACCAGACGAGGGCCATGGCTCTGCAAACATCATCGGCACCAGTCCAAAAAACCCATCTATCATTTACATTGAGGATGATCTGGATGTCATGGAAGTTAATAAGGGGGTATTGACCAAGGTCATTCATAAAGCAGGTAGCAGGTCATCTCTAAGATCCTGTGATGAGCCACCCATGAGCTCACACAGTTCTTCTGGAAAGAG GTCCAGCACCTCCCTGCAGACTACTTTAGTACCCCAGCATGGCATCACAAAGGAACTTATCCTGCACAATGTCCAGAGGAGTCTTACTAAATTGAATGAAGCTGGCTTGACTGCAGCTTCAGAAGAATGGATTGACACCATCGTGACAGAAGTCACACATACAATAGCTTCAACCTTTACCGAGACCAGGCCAGATCTGCAAAACTCATCAAGACGTGCACTTTCACTTCAAAAGACCAAGAGCATTGAACTGATGAAAAATATTTCTTTGAAGTTGAAATCATATATGGCTCAACAACATAAGCCCTCAAAAACCCAGGCTTCTTCTCTTGTGGAAGACAATTCCATACTGGTCTCAACTACTGCAGAGGCAATGACTACCATCATACATGAAATGGAAACATGTTTGGATGGAAATGAAAAGAACCATCCTGCTAAAAAACTACTAACGACCATGAAGAGGGCTGTTAAAATTCTGGCTTGCCAAAGTGTTTCTTCGAACCATATTCCTGCTCTTGATACTGATGACCTTGGTGAGCTCAACGTTTGTGAGGGAGAAAAGCTTGGCCAGAATTCAGGCCAATGTTCAAGTATTGCATTGGAGAGGCTCTCTAGTGACCAATTCTGCACAAAGGCAAAGAAGGCTATCAGTGATGTTCTCACTGAAAAGGTCAAAGCTGTGCATTCCACGTCCTCAACTGGACCTTGCTTTTCATCTGGGTATGTTCTTGAGAGTAACATCAATATGGAAGACGAGGATCTTTTCTCTAGCCACTCTCCTCATTCAGTTTACTCTGTTGGTTCCATGATTGTCGATGCATTTGTGGAGGAGATTACATCTATAGTAGAATCCACTGAATGTGCAAGAGAATCATTTCTAAATGAGGAAACAGCAAGTGAAACCCCATCTGGCGAGCCCTCGGTGGTACCAGATGCACCCAAGAATCAGACTGTTGAAGCGGCAAAAGGGCTTTACGACAAAGTCCAACTAAAGTTAAAGGAGTTTTTCAAGAACCCACTGATTCTGTGGCGCAAAGGCATGTCAACCCCTGATATCGAAACAATAGAGGCCATGCAGGTTATGGATGTTTTTTCTGCTCAGCACTCAGGTGTGCAACCAACCAGTACTTGCAGTGAGCAGTTGCTGCCCCGTACCAGGCCACTGCTTAGAAAAGTACATAGTGATGGCACACATAGTGTGGCTTTAGGTGAGTTTTATTTGACCCAGACTCAACTTGATGAATGCACAAGAGATGCCTTGAAAGGGGTCCTTACCACCCTCTTGTCGAAGGAGGCTGAGGAACCATGTGTACCTTCCAGTGCCCCTGCTGACACATTTGTGGAAAAAGTAATTTTCCAACTGGACGATTTGATCTCTTCAAGCTCTTCAATGACCTTAGAGAGCAGCAGTGATCACTCCAGCAAGTATTCATTTGAGAATGTCACAAGGACTTACGATTCAACAGGCAGAGAGTCCTCTTCTTTGGCATGTCTTCAGAAACTGTCTTGTGAAGTTTTTCAAACAAATGCTCTTATGGCAGTAAGCGAAGCCGTACTTAAAACAGTCAGAAGCCATAATTCTAAAGGCACACTGGATCAACCTTATTTGCCAGAAAGGGTTCAGGTGAGCTCCTTCTTTTTCCTTCCAGTGGAAACAGAGACGTctgacactgacacagacacacctaatGTAGATGTAGAGTCTGCTGCATCAATCATGGTAAATCAGATTTTGACTGACCTGCAGGGATGTGTCGAGTCTATGCATTCAATGAAGGTGGAATGTGACAAGCCACATAAGGAGAATTTCTTCACTAAAGCTTCAAAATTGTATCACAATCTGCTTAACAAAATGGAAGATTTTTTTACTCAAATATCTTTCAAGGGAATAGGCTTGGTCAAACAACTAGTAAAAGAACCTACAAAAGAGCAAAATTGCAACAGTGAGTTTGAGCATCCCACTTCAGAAGAGCGCAACATCCAGCCACTGGTTGATCTCAAGGACGCCACCAAAGAAGTTCTGAGTAGGGTTTTGACATTATACAAAGACGAGATGGTGGGTGAAAATGCAGAGTGTGATACATCACATGCTGTCTCAACTGAAGACAAAAATATAATAATGCAGCTTGAAGCTTATTTTGCCCCACCTGAGTCACCTATTCAAAGACTTGGTAATGAGGATTACACTGATGAAACAGTCCCTTCACATACAAAGCTTAGCCAGAAACTCTCAGAAGATGAGTTTCAAAGTAAAGCCACCAAGCTTGTGAGCGATGTTTTACTGCTCACTATCAGGAAATCAACAGACTCTCTTGATTCACACAAAGTGGCTGGTGCTTTCATTTCCAAGGCAGACCCACAAATGGAGGTTCAGAATGCTGCTTCTGATTTAGTCACAGAAGTGACTAATGTGGTGCAGAAACTTCTGGATTCCACAGACACCCCTGATATTCCAGCAAGCCCATGCTCTTACATGAAAAAATGCATTGATAAGGATATAGAACCTTCTGAAATCATCTCTCAAACAACTGAAGATGCTGATGtgaaaatctggtccaaaacttgcaaaacatTCCAGAGCTTCAGGAGAAAACTAAAAAATGTGTTTGCCAAGTACCACCTCGCACACTCCAAAGTTGAGGACAAAGACAAAGAAGCCATTAGCAAGGTGCTTGGTTTTATTCTGGAGGAACTTGCGCAATCTGTTGATTTGGATTATTCAGAGGAACAGATAACAGACAACGTTGAAGAGGAGGATGACCAGTTAATGAAAGAGCCACAAAAGTCAAATTCTTACTCATCCACTGCTTCCAAAAGCAAATTATCAAAATTGAGGTCTGAGGTCTTATCTGGTGCAGTACTCAGCCTTAGTGAGACACCTGCTGAAGCACCTCCTCTGCGACATGTTTATAGTGACATGAATGATATGGATGAAAATGAGTCCTCTCCTATCAATCGTGATTCAATTATCAACATTGTTAACACCATCTCTGCTGAGCTGGTACAGAATGACTCTCTCTCACCCGCTCAGGATCTTACCTCAGTGGGggaaaggctggagagattgcTATGTAATGATAGACTCAGCTCACTCTCCCACAATCTTTGTAATCTGATTCACCATCTTTACATCAAGGACCAAAAAGGAATGATGGCCACAAAGTCTGTCTCTGATTCTCTTCTTTTGAACTTAGGACAGAGTGGCAaattccccaaaaatgatattgTCAGACAGTTTGTTCAGATATATGCTGAGGAGACGGTGAAGCATTTTTTCCTTCCTTGCTTCAACATTCCATCACCTTGGAAAATGGATGTTGGAGGAGTTTTCCAACATGCTTCATCCTCTGCATCTTGCCTCAGTTTTCTACATTCTTTGTCTGAAATAGTACCCCAAAGTGCCTCGAGATCTCCTTCACAAATACTGCAGAGCACTTTACAAGATCTTCCTACAGTCATGGCAAGGAATGTGATTAACCTGCTAGCCCCGACTCTGCAAACAACAGGGGAATTAGAGGCCCAAACAGACCAGCAGCCATTACCTGATAATATGTGTCTTTTTAGCAGACCTTCTTCAGGTGATCCGACACAGATTTCAGCGACCAAGGATATTGGTATGGGTTTCTCTTATTCCTCTCTGAACCCAGTGGATTCCACCTCAGAGGATTACACCAACCTGGTCTCTATATTAGTCATTAGACTACTTTCTAAGTTGAAGGATCAAGAGTCACTCGCTGACGATATGTTGGACATATCTAGAGTGCTAATTGACAGGATAATCACAGAAATTGATGCTGCCTTGGGCATCGCAAAAAGTAAGGCATGTCCACATGATGTGAGAATCAGAAAAGTCTTCAAAACCATTTACAATGATCTCCTGCATGAGTTTGGCGGTAAGGAGATTCTTCTGAAGGCGATGATGTCAGAGGATCCTTGCTTTGAGACGTGTCTGGTCACCTCCCTAACACGTGAGTTCATGCAAACCACTGATATGCCAAATCCAAAGGAAGAGAAGACCAAGAAGTGGACACTTGGGTTCCTACCAAAAATCTCCAAAATCAAAACCTTTCTTGGTCTGAAG AAATCAAAGTCAGGCAATAATGGAGAGGCGCAGTCCACTAACATGGATCAGAACTTGGATCCGATCTCTGCTCATGCTGTTCCAA CTGTCCTATGTGCAGGCTGCCTACCATGTGTTGCACCAGTTGCCTCGAGTGGCACGACTACATCTGCTTCACCAGAGAAGAAACCTCGCAGGGGCTTTTTCTCCAGAATCATTTCCAGTTTATCCAGAAAATCCCCAAAGATATGCCCAGAGACACTTCATTAA